A stretch of the Nitratifractor salsuginis DSM 16511 genome encodes the following:
- the mltG gene encoding endolytic transglycosylase MltG — MLRLINRLETIILVLLLSFLYYLSLPVHPPKNLQISDSSIDSIISKLQKQGVEVGVIDRLILRRMPPPKRGWLYLGRSTMDRLEFLRTIGSDRGRFKAVTLIPGETTVIFLGQLAKALDKNATKLRQAYRKSSPYPEGGILAESYNIPLDYSESKIISYLVNLSQKRYRKLAADANLSYDPKSWQRILTIASIIQKEAADRREMPRVASVIYNRLAKHMRLQMDGTLNYGPYSHVRVTPERIREDNSTYNTYKHRGLPKAPVCNVSTTAIEAALHPAKTDYLYFFRNNRGKHDFFKNYKAHLKEVRKKRRQIKKAHKEKKRNPTRLPKDGGNPPARKATDPPAAAPSAPGKNR; from the coding sequence ATGCTGCGCCTGATCAACCGCCTGGAAACCATTATTCTCGTGCTGCTCCTCTCGTTTCTTTACTATCTCAGCCTTCCGGTCCACCCGCCGAAAAACCTTCAAATCAGCGACAGTTCCATTGATTCAATTATATCAAAGCTTCAAAAACAGGGGGTCGAAGTGGGGGTGATCGACCGGTTGATCCTGCGCCGAATGCCGCCGCCGAAAAGAGGATGGCTCTACCTGGGACGCAGCACTATGGATCGGCTGGAGTTTCTCCGAACCATCGGCTCCGACCGCGGGCGCTTCAAAGCGGTGACCCTGATTCCCGGTGAAACCACGGTCATCTTCCTCGGGCAACTGGCCAAAGCCCTCGACAAAAACGCGACGAAACTCCGACAAGCCTACCGGAAAAGCAGCCCCTACCCCGAAGGGGGGATCCTCGCCGAGAGTTACAACATCCCCCTCGATTACTCCGAATCGAAGATCATCAGCTATCTGGTCAACCTCAGTCAGAAGCGTTACCGCAAGCTGGCCGCCGACGCCAATCTCAGCTACGACCCCAAAAGCTGGCAGCGCATCCTCACCATCGCCTCCATCATCCAGAAAGAGGCGGCCGATCGCCGGGAGATGCCGCGGGTCGCCTCGGTCATCTACAACCGCCTCGCCAAACATATGCGCCTGCAGATGGACGGCACCCTCAACTATGGCCCCTATTCCCACGTGCGGGTCACCCCCGAGCGGATCCGGGAAGACAACAGCACTTACAACACGTATAAACACCGCGGCCTTCCCAAAGCACCCGTGTGCAACGTCTCCACCACGGCCATCGAAGCGGCTCTGCATCCCGCAAAAACCGACTACCTATATTTTTTCCGTAACAACCGGGGAAAACACGACTTTTTCAAAAATTACAAAGCCCACCTCAAAGAGGTCCGCAAAAAACGCCGCCAGATCAAAAAGGCTCATAAAGAGAAAAAGCGCAACCCTACCCGGCTTCCAAAAGACGGCGGAAATCCTCCAGCTCGAAAAGCAACAGATCCCCCTGCCGCCGCTCCCTCAGCTCCCGGGAAAAACCGCTGA
- a CDS encoding DUF234 domain-containing protein has protein sequence MAHLKEGRIRQQLIAFQQRFPYLSLAQLLEYFAVFGGREEGVHFEFFEDLEQSVERIYGRKYARSREWIRPSYLLEEPYRRLLIAVAKGDGKLHNVLRRARLDERTGGRLIDELVCLGVLRFEESREAPLHSRPGRWLPRELRRYRIQDKLRFRRPFDRFWFGFVAPFAGDLERGKTQRFMEGYRQHRDRAFSLLFEQLSAELLELHFAGEDPLSSLGSYWDLHNEFDLLVLTESGELILGECKYKGRPVCAKELHKLREKAKVSGLKVSRYALFSLSGFSRELRERRQGDLLLFELEDFRRLLEAG, from the coding sequence ATGGCTCATTTGAAGGAGGGACGGATCCGCCAGCAACTCATCGCCTTTCAACAGCGTTTTCCCTATCTCTCTTTGGCTCAGCTTCTCGAGTATTTCGCGGTATTCGGCGGGAGGGAAGAGGGGGTGCACTTCGAGTTTTTCGAAGATCTGGAGCAGAGTGTCGAGCGGATCTACGGCCGGAAGTATGCCCGGAGCCGGGAGTGGATCCGCCCCTCCTATCTCCTCGAAGAGCCCTATCGTCGGCTGCTCATAGCGGTAGCAAAAGGAGACGGCAAACTCCACAATGTCCTGCGTCGTGCCAGGCTGGATGAACGAACCGGCGGACGTCTCATCGATGAGCTGGTCTGCCTGGGAGTCTTGCGCTTCGAGGAGAGCCGCGAAGCGCCGCTGCACTCCCGTCCGGGCCGCTGGCTGCCCAGAGAGCTTCGTCGTTACCGCATCCAGGACAAACTCCGTTTCCGCCGACCTTTCGACCGTTTCTGGTTCGGCTTCGTCGCGCCCTTTGCCGGGGATTTGGAGCGGGGGAAGACACAACGCTTTATGGAAGGGTACCGTCAGCATAGGGATCGGGCCTTTTCCCTTCTCTTCGAGCAACTTTCGGCGGAACTTCTCGAGCTCCATTTCGCCGGAGAGGATCCGCTGTCCAGTCTGGGGAGTTACTGGGATCTACACAATGAATTTGACCTCCTGGTCCTCACAGAATCGGGGGAGTTGATCCTGGGAGAGTGCAAATACAAAGGCCGCCCCGTCTGTGCCAAGGAACTGCACAAGCTCAGGGAGAAGGCGAAGGTATCCGGACTCAAGGTCAGTCGCTATGCACTTTTTTCCCTCAGCGGTTTTTCCCGGGAGCTGAGGGAGCGGCGGCAGGGGGATCTGTTGCTTTTCGAGCTGGAGGATTTCCGCCGTCTTTTGGAAGCCGGGTAG
- the exbB gene encoding TonB-system energizer ExbB has product MPVETLKSIVDYGIIGVLILMSIATFAYAIERWLYLRSVDLYRYPDRKLLELDLSRHLGTLATIGSSAPYIGLLGTVIAIILTFYVIGERKSAIQTGEIMKDLALALKATAAGLIVAIPATVFYNILMDRVDRLLTHWEIIHRSERED; this is encoded by the coding sequence TTGCCTGTCGAGACCCTCAAAAGCATTGTCGATTACGGGATTATCGGGGTGCTGATCCTTATGAGTATCGCCACCTTCGCCTATGCCATCGAACGCTGGCTCTATCTTCGCAGTGTGGACCTCTACCGCTACCCCGATCGCAAACTCCTCGAGCTCGATCTCAGCCGCCATCTGGGGACCCTGGCCACTATCGGCTCCAGCGCTCCCTATATCGGACTGCTGGGAACGGTCATCGCCATCATCCTCACCTTTTACGTCATCGGTGAGCGAAAAAGCGCCATCCAGACCGGAGAGATCATGAAAGACCTGGCCCTGGCCCTCAAAGCGACGGCCGCGGGGCTTATCGTCGCCATTCCGGCCACCGTCTTCTACAATATCCTGATGGACCGGGTCGACCGCCTGCTGACCCATTGGGAGATCATTCACCGCAGTGAGCGTGAGGACTGA
- a CDS encoding ExbD/TolR family protein: MRRRPFTEINIVPFIDIVLVLLVIVLATATFIVKNELPVDLPKSGSQAKIPPKSISITIDAKGRYFFQNSPVTLEELRQRLKRLDPVKDLITLNADQKSQFQKFVTVVDLLKKQGFKKISIITAP, from the coding sequence ATGCGCCGGCGTCCTTTTACCGAGATCAACATCGTCCCCTTCATCGACATTGTCCTGGTGTTGCTGGTCATCGTCCTGGCCACCGCCACCTTCATCGTCAAAAACGAGCTCCCCGTCGACCTCCCCAAGTCGGGCAGCCAAGCCAAGATCCCGCCCAAAAGCATCAGCATCACCATCGATGCCAAAGGGCGCTATTTTTTCCAAAACAGCCCCGTCACCCTGGAAGAGCTCCGCCAACGCCTCAAAAGGCTCGATCCGGTCAAAGACCTCATTACCCTCAATGCCGATCAAAAGAGCCAATTCCAAAAGTTCGTCACCGTCGTCGACCTGCTCAAGAAGCAGGGCTTCAAAAAGATCTCCATCATCACCGCCCCCTAA
- a CDS encoding radical SAM protein → MSSIIFGPIASRRFGKSLGIDLSPGRKQCNFDCVYCELDPAKPMERYEEALPPQEILEAVRRGLDEFPDIDVLTVTANGEPTLYPHLDEVVAGLEAIPDRPRLLILSNASTIDRPEIRQTLRRFDTVKLSLDCATPRCFKRIDRPASSIELEAIKEGMLRFREEFSGALILEILVVEGINDKASEIEALNDYLLKLRPDRIDLGTIDRPPAYRVAPVPYERLRELSLLFDPSLSVHIASRRDIARITPSGYTDEEILTTLAKRPLTPEDVSILFDPESQKRLQTLLEKGEIKILENNGVKFYVPA, encoded by the coding sequence ATGTCTTCGATCATCTTCGGCCCCATCGCCTCCCGCCGCTTCGGCAAATCCCTGGGCATCGACCTGAGCCCCGGCCGCAAACAGTGCAATTTCGACTGCGTCTACTGCGAACTCGACCCGGCCAAGCCTATGGAGCGTTACGAAGAGGCCCTCCCGCCCCAAGAGATCCTCGAAGCGGTCCGCCGGGGGCTCGATGAGTTCCCCGATATCGACGTGCTCACCGTCACCGCCAACGGGGAGCCGACCCTCTACCCCCATCTCGACGAAGTCGTCGCCGGGTTGGAAGCAATCCCCGATCGCCCCCGGCTGCTGATCCTCAGCAACGCCTCGACGATCGACCGGCCCGAGATCCGCCAAACACTTCGCCGTTTCGATACGGTCAAACTCTCTCTCGACTGCGCCACCCCCCGCTGCTTCAAACGGATCGACCGCCCCGCCTCCTCAATCGAGCTCGAAGCGATCAAAGAGGGAATGCTGCGCTTCAGGGAAGAGTTCTCCGGTGCCCTGATCCTGGAGATCCTCGTCGTGGAGGGAATCAACGACAAAGCCTCCGAAATCGAAGCCCTCAACGATTACCTCCTGAAACTGCGCCCCGACCGGATCGACCTGGGGACCATCGACCGCCCTCCCGCCTACCGGGTAGCCCCCGTGCCTTACGAACGCCTCAGGGAACTCTCCCTGCTCTTCGACCCCTCCCTCAGCGTCCACATCGCCAGCCGGCGGGATATCGCCCGGATCACCCCTTCGGGCTACACCGACGAAGAGATCCTCACCACCCTCGCCAAACGCCCCCTGACTCCCGAGGATGTTTCGATCCTCTTCGACCCGGAGAGCCAAAAACGCCTACAAACACTCCTGGAAAAGGGTGAAATCAAAATTTTGGAAAATAATGGAGTAAAATTTTACGTTCCGGCCTGA
- a CDS encoding 3TM-type holin, producing MGLLDFNLGDIGDVLVKAREALTGKSIEDPVKKAEIALQLQQLEQAINMGQIEVNKEEAKNPNLFTSGWRPAIGWVGAIALAYTYIVAPTVVWIAELNGVVAKLPTIDTGVLFNLILAMLGFGGLRTYEKIKNVQDKH from the coding sequence ATGGGATTACTCGATTTCAACCTTGGTGACATCGGCGACGTGCTAGTAAAGGCAAGAGAGGCCCTGACCGGCAAATCCATCGAGGACCCGGTTAAAAAGGCCGAGATCGCCCTTCAACTCCAGCAGCTTGAACAGGCTATCAATATGGGGCAGATTGAGGTTAACAAGGAAGAGGCGAAGAATCCGAACCTCTTTACTTCTGGATGGCGGCCGGCAATCGGCTGGGTAGGGGCTATCGCCCTTGCCTACACCTACATCGTCGCACCTACGGTTGTATGGATCGCGGAGCTTAATGGCGTAGTGGCGAAACTTCCCACGATTGATACCGGAGTGCTCTTCAACTTGATCCTGGCAATGCTTGGCTTTGGCGGACTGCGAACCTATGAGAAGATCAAAAATGTGCAGGATAAACACTGA
- a CDS encoding DUF6782 family putative metallopeptidase, producing MAEEFLKRTQSSDQDRQPTMADQFSSSHPIHEKTMAEKFLERTPHPPAPKAPATTDTKRYEANDPRVHLSKADVKAAEANKQGVLGSFAKGFTHNFDEYASTINDAADWWADKITGRDTKFFETNKRYWNRQKHMNEIETEDHPIAKLGGEILLDPVNLTPAGIAAKGAKAARIAKSAAMGAPIGYATSMVKNAGSDTKPEAVKQDENEVSAGIVAALNGVIAALTKGKVTDAIKDGEHLRQVMAPHQGKSKDGKTIGGFVTGGEHRAPRRDQPGELAKAALDTLAYRPEALGMSRAKADKILDDVNHVLVGEPNPKALKEEARLRAQKSKEMREVYRGNLPEASYKDVTLTGGQAKYGAEKIERRHGNNTQRGWVNAEEKYGIPFQIDNKNKVVDYRGDTYVTNGADGATINLGVRDFGGKKEVVTLHSDRGLEGRKLPLTLKPSDKADAGWPSSRFSSRQPSVSESIAQNETPPQINPFSDPLEKIMQDPIFYHALELAKSREAASMRYGKIRNAPRDIRQVNNGNGWETQVTKEHDIPNPNADFYLSKADVKKIEAGKITPEIEEKIRNDVGVLLNHPDWSEDAHRMREEAYNIFANGGHNLAAGAGLGTLNAVSGEYDPNQDLTTQVAQKFMEGMAAGVLGTGAVKLLAKQRPEVYQRLQELINSHENGGTRLGMFAGSKATGFKDAEEAGRVHPGKYDLMPRFEIDDSKSTIKSIEPGTHRLEDVLQHDELYRNYPELKDVKVTFAEMPKGEKGYYEPGKNEIVLNSTMPKDEIRSSLLHEAQHAIQDTEGFAGGGSYDQALRKIEGRIYDLEKRSSLSPLEAMRYKDQLDELKRAKGEKAFELYQKMAGEIEAREVQARQGLTPEERNIIPPYENTGTLAQTGSPEAYNSAFMAELDGRLADHNSAGIHPDEATLDFSGSRAASMERPGRKGSKKLEHLESLVHKEFDRDWADISKGLKGDFKVLFTDTFSGAYHEARDAAQAAKQAAAKKAANIHHALKQLPEDSRVKLHEYIVGDIPPEAVPPKIRQIGDNIRATVREIGDQLVQNGIVPQEAIDAWGENYLKRIYEPHFLKDKAQQIANRLTKPVMKRRGKVMEVTRGQLERMHVSGEIDPELVGKPLKEGGIEIRKLPNGKYEVRRDWTKAEREEMGEIKDAAVTIPNTIVHMHQLLENAKLLKEIAHIDGAVLTPDIAKQFSPEELAEKGYRKLPADPRFGALFGQWVRKDVADDVTYLNDTILERYLGSDNEVVKGAGKLLNLWKKAKTVWNIPTHFNNLTSNMFLMHLAGLNPADIAKNLGSAGKMMIKAKRMNELEKKEVLNALSRGERQELSGLRNELKYYREAENAGLLNTSYLEDMGGLGNDFRERGTLGKVDEPLSKFYQAEDAVNKLAMFKFLREQGWDVKEARKAVESVMPDYSRPMAKGWRALRDAGISPFIAWTYFTFPKMVRMLASKRGAIQAATALGALYGFSKLATGIGNPYSDELPDDFKMSRIPFYRDGSQVTTWKADKVVPYMQIFHPLQTAREIAFQGPLMQLGSAAAGIKLYNGRPITNPHKPISQQAWDWTKYLANQFTPVPGQVMNAESLIESLVRDKKNRKRSSDIVPRSTLQELLKFFPGINTLTYDVDKLKKKRERQK from the coding sequence ATGGCAGAAGAGTTTTTGAAAAGGACACAGAGCAGCGACCAGGATCGACAGCCCACAATGGCGGATCAGTTTTCGAGCAGCCATCCAATACATGAAAAAACAATGGCTGAAAAGTTCCTGGAAAGAACGCCACATCCTCCCGCTCCAAAGGCCCCAGCAACCACAGACACAAAGCGCTATGAAGCCAACGATCCCCGCGTACATCTGTCCAAGGCAGACGTGAAAGCTGCCGAAGCCAACAAGCAGGGGGTATTGGGCAGCTTCGCCAAGGGCTTCACTCACAACTTTGACGAGTATGCTTCGACGATCAATGACGCCGCAGATTGGTGGGCCGACAAGATCACCGGGCGCGATACCAAATTCTTTGAAACCAATAAGCGGTATTGGAACCGCCAAAAGCACATGAACGAGATCGAGACGGAAGATCACCCCATAGCTAAACTCGGTGGCGAAATCCTACTTGACCCCGTGAACCTGACACCAGCAGGTATCGCCGCCAAAGGAGCCAAGGCCGCAAGGATCGCCAAATCTGCGGCAATGGGAGCGCCTATCGGGTATGCGACCTCAATGGTGAAGAACGCCGGGTCGGATACGAAGCCGGAGGCCGTAAAACAGGATGAGAACGAGGTGAGTGCCGGAATCGTGGCGGCATTGAACGGTGTGATCGCGGCATTGACAAAGGGGAAAGTGACCGATGCCATTAAGGACGGCGAACACCTCCGGCAGGTGATGGCCCCACATCAGGGCAAAAGCAAAGATGGCAAAACTATCGGTGGTTTCGTGACAGGGGGAGAACATAGAGCACCTCGGAGAGACCAGCCCGGAGAGCTTGCAAAAGCGGCACTGGACACCTTGGCTTATAGGCCAGAGGCTCTTGGGATGAGCCGGGCAAAGGCAGACAAGATTCTTGATGACGTCAATCACGTTTTAGTGGGAGAGCCGAACCCCAAAGCTCTCAAAGAAGAAGCGCGGCTTAGGGCGCAAAAATCCAAAGAGATGAGAGAGGTTTATAGAGGGAATCTACCCGAAGCGTCCTATAAAGATGTGACTCTAACTGGTGGACAGGCTAAATATGGAGCCGAAAAGATCGAACGGAGGCATGGAAACAACACTCAAAGAGGATGGGTAAACGCCGAAGAGAAGTACGGCATTCCATTCCAGATTGACAATAAAAATAAGGTAGTCGATTATAGGGGTGATACTTATGTGACGAATGGGGCAGATGGAGCTACCATAAACTTAGGTGTTAGAGATTTTGGTGGGAAGAAAGAGGTAGTTACACTACATTCGGACAGAGGGCTGGAGGGACGCAAGCTTCCCCTCACTCTCAAGCCATCCGACAAAGCGGATGCGGGCTGGCCGTCCTCACGATTTTCCAGCCGTCAGCCCTCTGTATCTGAAAGTATAGCACAAAACGAAACACCGCCGCAAATCAATCCGTTCTCCGATCCGCTTGAAAAGATCATGCAAGACCCCATTTTTTACCACGCGCTTGAGCTGGCAAAAAGCCGTGAGGCGGCCTCGATGCGTTATGGGAAGATCAGAAATGCCCCACGGGATATCAGACAAGTAAACAACGGCAATGGCTGGGAAACACAAGTGACGAAAGAGCACGATATCCCGAACCCCAATGCGGACTTTTACTTGAGCAAAGCGGACGTGAAGAAGATCGAAGCGGGTAAGATCACTCCGGAGATCGAGGAGAAGATCAGGAACGACGTAGGGGTACTCCTTAATCATCCCGATTGGTCTGAGGATGCACACCGTATGCGGGAAGAGGCATACAATATCTTTGCCAATGGAGGCCACAACCTTGCAGCCGGGGCCGGACTTGGGACCCTGAACGCCGTATCGGGAGAGTATGACCCGAATCAAGACCTGACGACCCAGGTGGCCCAGAAGTTTATGGAGGGGATGGCTGCCGGTGTCCTGGGAACCGGAGCCGTGAAGCTCCTGGCTAAGCAGCGCCCCGAAGTGTATCAGCGGCTCCAGGAGCTAATCAACAGCCACGAGAACGGCGGAACACGGCTGGGAATGTTTGCAGGCTCCAAGGCGACCGGCTTCAAGGACGCTGAGGAGGCAGGGCGCGTCCATCCCGGCAAATACGACCTAATGCCGCGCTTCGAGATCGACGATAGCAAGTCTACTATAAAGTCTATTGAGCCTGGAACACACCGGCTTGAGGACGTTTTGCAACACGATGAGCTTTATAGGAATTACCCGGAGCTCAAAGATGTAAAAGTCACGTTTGCAGAAATGCCGAAGGGCGAAAAGGGATATTACGAGCCGGGAAAAAATGAGATCGTCCTAAACTCCACTATGCCCAAAGATGAGATCAGATCCTCCCTGCTTCACGAAGCACAGCACGCCATCCAGGATACAGAAGGTTTTGCCGGCGGAGGAAGCTACGACCAGGCACTACGAAAGATCGAAGGACGGATTTACGACTTAGAGAAAAGGAGCAGCCTATCCCCGCTTGAGGCGATGCGCTATAAAGATCAACTCGACGAGCTGAAGCGAGCCAAGGGTGAAAAGGCATTTGAGCTTTATCAGAAGATGGCCGGGGAGATCGAGGCACGGGAAGTCCAGGCGCGACAGGGGCTCACACCCGAGGAGCGCAACATCATACCCCCGTATGAGAATACAGGCACGCTGGCTCAAACCGGAAGTCCAGAAGCCTACAACTCCGCTTTTATGGCCGAACTTGACGGACGGCTTGCCGACCATAACTCTGCTGGCATCCACCCGGATGAGGCCACACTTGATTTTTCCGGCAGCAGGGCGGCCTCTATGGAGCGTCCCGGACGCAAAGGCTCAAAGAAGCTGGAGCATTTGGAAAGCTTGGTGCATAAAGAGTTTGACAGGGATTGGGCCGACATATCCAAGGGGCTCAAAGGGGATTTCAAAGTCCTCTTTACTGACACATTCTCCGGAGCATACCACGAAGCGAGGGACGCGGCTCAGGCAGCGAAACAGGCGGCGGCCAAGAAAGCGGCCAACATCCATCACGCGCTCAAACAGCTTCCGGAAGATAGCCGCGTCAAGCTCCATGAGTATATTGTAGGGGACATTCCCCCCGAAGCCGTGCCGCCCAAAATCCGGCAGATTGGAGACAATATCCGTGCTACGGTCAGAGAGATCGGGGATCAGCTAGTGCAAAACGGCATAGTGCCCCAGGAAGCTATCGACGCCTGGGGAGAGAACTACCTGAAGCGGATTTACGAACCCCACTTCCTCAAGGACAAGGCGCAGCAGATCGCCAACCGCCTCACCAAGCCTGTGATGAAGCGGCGCGGTAAGGTGATGGAAGTGACTAGGGGGCAGCTTGAGCGTATGCACGTAAGCGGCGAGATAGACCCGGAGCTTGTCGGTAAGCCGCTCAAGGAAGGAGGGATCGAAATAAGAAAACTCCCGAACGGAAAGTATGAGGTGCGCAGGGATTGGACGAAAGCAGAGCGCGAAGAGATGGGGGAGATCAAAGATGCCGCCGTGACGATCCCAAATACCATCGTTCACATGCACCAGCTCTTGGAAAACGCCAAGCTCCTAAAAGAGATCGCCCATATCGACGGAGCGGTATTGACCCCGGATATTGCCAAGCAATTCAGCCCGGAAGAGCTGGCCGAAAAAGGATACAGGAAACTCCCGGCAGACCCGCGCTTTGGGGCACTATTCGGGCAATGGGTGAGGAAGGATGTGGCAGATGATGTGACATATCTCAATGACACGATCCTGGAGCGCTACCTTGGAAGTGATAACGAAGTCGTCAAGGGGGCCGGGAAGCTGCTGAATTTGTGGAAGAAGGCCAAAACGGTGTGGAACATCCCGACACATTTTAACAACCTAACATCCAATATGTTCCTTATGCACTTGGCTGGTCTGAACCCGGCAGATATTGCGAAGAACCTGGGCTCTGCCGGGAAGATGATGATAAAAGCAAAGCGGATGAATGAGCTTGAGAAAAAGGAAGTGCTCAATGCTCTCAGTCGTGGAGAAAGACAGGAGCTATCCGGGCTCAGGAATGAACTCAAATACTACCGCGAAGCAGAAAACGCTGGATTGCTCAATACGAGCTATCTGGAAGATATGGGTGGCCTCGGCAACGACTTCAGGGAGCGCGGGACGCTTGGAAAAGTGGATGAACCCCTCTCAAAATTCTACCAGGCCGAAGATGCGGTGAATAAGCTGGCGATGTTCAAATTCCTGCGAGAGCAGGGCTGGGACGTCAAAGAAGCAAGAAAAGCCGTCGAGTCGGTTATGCCGGATTATTCCAGACCGATGGCAAAGGGGTGGAGGGCATTAAGGGACGCTGGGATTTCCCCTTTTATTGCCTGGACTTACTTCACTTTCCCGAAAATGGTGAGGATGCTGGCAAGTAAACGAGGGGCGATCCAGGCGGCGACCGCCCTTGGCGCACTTTATGGATTCTCGAAGCTTGCAACGGGCATAGGGAACCCATACTCCGACGAGCTACCGGACGACTTCAAAATGTCCCGTATCCCCTTCTACCGGGATGGCAGTCAAGTTACTACCTGGAAGGCCGATAAGGTTGTTCCTTATATGCAGATTTTCCATCCACTCCAAACAGCAAGAGAGATCGCCTTCCAGGGGCCGCTTATGCAGCTTGGTAGTGCGGCTGCGGGGATAAAACTCTACAATGGCCGCCCGATCACCAACCCGCATAAGCCCATATCTCAGCAGGCTTGGGACTGGACGAAGTATCTGGCTAATCAGTTTACCCCGGTTCCGGGGCAGGTGATGAATGCTGAGAGTTTGATTGAATCCCTGGTGCGAGACAAAAAGAACCGAAAGAGATCAAGCGACATCGTTCCCAGATCGACGCTCCAGGAGCTGCTTAAATTCTTCCCCGGCATAAACACGCTGACCTATGATGTTGATAAGCTCAAAAAAAAGAGAGAGCGACAGAAATAG